A genomic stretch from Chelmon rostratus isolate fCheRos1 chromosome 14, fCheRos1.pri, whole genome shotgun sequence includes:
- the mcama gene encoding cell surface glycoprotein MUC18 isoform X2 yields the protein MALLHGSSAALFLHVCLLSCGAWAKVELTMHESVEVYLGDSAQIPCQYSFTDASSEPSFVMIQWFVRAVDSGSRMRIFYTDGSQQMVDNNTDYSGRIEVTSGLQGTHLVIQDVQLSDEREFFCQVNGLAAGNAEGKTQLRVFAPPEAPVIEGVLAGISVTSDGPSKVASCEARNGFPKPNITWYKNSAPLMSAPGHVNVLILVTRESSGFYSVQSTLEYKVAKEDKDAHFSCEVSFFVPAAIRTVESNSVNITVHYPTTMVELWKESPQGLVKEGDAVELRCQGDGNPPPPFIFNREQELDVDLESSGDMLMLTPVSRKDSGIYQCRPLDSDGYTEVKGEMQLTVHYLDPAVVVPKDSEVMLKGEDLTATCNALSSLKTTTVWYKDGQQVGKGNTLHLKDATYDTTGEYICEVTVPSLPALHTSGSVHIIVQGGPQLEGVEQEVQLEEAAGRMVNLSCEAQGHPVPSITWSIIGSQNWHEVVNKANEHMTHSVVSVKVTSDISALCNASNDMGTEVKAFSIKAIPSITSAAPFSPAEGSGVIIVVIILCLLVLAVLGSVLYFLHKKGKIPCGRSGKQEITKEKTTKDDIVVEMKTNTSNEGAVLLKAVNGDKKGPNEQ from the exons cgTGGGCCAAGGTGGAGCTGACTATGCATGAGAGTGTCGAGGTCTACCTGGGTGACTCGGCTCAGATCCCCTGCCAGTACAGCTTCACTGATGCCAGCAGCGAGCCCAGCTTCGTCATGATCCAGTGGTTTGTG agaGCCGTCGACAGCGGCTCACGGATGCGGATCTTCTACACGGATGGCAGTCAGCAGATGGTGGACAACAACACAGACTACAGCGGTCGCATCGAGGTGACTTCAGGCCTGCAGGGAACTCACCTCGTCATCCAGGACGTCCAACTGTCCGATGAGAGGGAGTTCTTCTGCCAGGTCAACGGGCTGGCTGCCGGGAACGCCGAGGGCAAGACCCAGCTCAGAGTGTTTG ctcctccagaggCTCCAGTGATCGAGGGTGTCCTCGCTGGAATATCTGTGACCAGCGACGGGCCGTCAAAG GTCGCATCATGTGAGGCTCGGAACGGCTTTCCGAAACCCAACATCACCTGGTACAAGAACAGCGCGCCGCTGATGTCTGCACCGGGAC ATGTGAACGTGTTGATCCTGGTGACCCGGGAGTCCAGTGGCTTCTACTCCGTCCAGAGCACACTGGAGTACAAGGTGGCTAAGGAGGACAAGGATGCTCATTTCTCCTGCGAGGTCAGCTTTTTCGTCCCGGCGGCCATCAGGACGGTCGAGTCCAACAGCGTCAACATCACTGTTCACT acCCCACCACCATGGTGGAGCTGTGGAAGGAGTCGCCCCAGGGCTTGGTCAAAGAGGGGGATGCTGTGGAACTGCGTTGCCAGGGTGATGGCAACCCCCCGCCGCCCTTCATTTTCAACAGAGAACAA GAGCTGGATGTGGACCTGGAGAGCAGCGGCGATATGCTGATGCTGACGCCGGTGTCACGGAAGGACAGCGGCATCTACCAGTGTCGCCCTCTGGACTCTGATGGCTACACGGAGGTCAAAGGAGAAATGCAGCTCACTGTGCACT ACCTGGATCCGGCTGTGGTGGTGCCCAAAGACTCAGAGGTCATGCTCAAAGGAGAAGATCTGACTGCGACCTGCAACGCTCTGTCCTCCCTGAAAACGACCACTGTCTGGTACAAG gatggGCAGCAGGTGGGTAAGGGGAACACGCTGCACCTGAAGGACGCCACCTATGACACAACAGGAGAGTACATATGTGAGGTGACCGTTCCCTCCCTGCCCGCCCTGCACACCAGCGGCTCCGTTCACATCATCGTCCAAG gtggtcCCCAGCTGGAGGGGGTGGAGCAGGAggtgcagctggaggaggcagcGGGCAGGATGGTGAACCTGAGCTGCGAGGCTCAGGGTCATCCCGTGCCCAGCATCACCTGGAGCATCATCGGCAGCCAG AACTGGCACGAGGTGGTGAACAAGGCCAACGAGCACATGACCCACAGCGTGGTGTCCGTCAAGGTCACCTCGGACATCAGCGCCCTGTGCAACGCCTCCAACGACATGGGCACTGAGGTCAAGGCCTTCAGCATCAAAGCCA TTCCCAGCATCACGTCAGCCGCTCCCTTCTCCCCCG CTGAGGGCAGCGGCGTGATCATCGTGGTGATCATACTGTGTCTGCTGGTGCTGGCCGTCCTCGGCAGTGTTCTCTACTTCCTGCATAAGAAGGGGAAGATCCCGTGTGGACGCTCGGGGAAGCAGGAGAT CACCAAAGAGAAGACCACCAAAGATGACATCGTCGTGGAGATGAAGACCAACACAAGCAATGAGGGCGCCGTCCTCCTGAAGGCCGTCAACGGAGACAAAAAGGGCCCAAATGAGCAG TAA
- the mcama gene encoding cell surface glycoprotein MUC18 isoform X1, protein MALLHGSSAALFLHVCLLSCGAWAKVELTMHESVEVYLGDSAQIPCQYSFTDASSEPSFVMIQWFVRAVDSGSRMRIFYTDGSQQMVDNNTDYSGRIEVTSGLQGTHLVIQDVQLSDEREFFCQVNGLAAGNAEGKTQLRVFAPPEAPVIEGVLAGISVTSDGPSKVASCEARNGFPKPNITWYKNSAPLMSAPGHVNVLILVTRESSGFYSVQSTLEYKVAKEDKDAHFSCEVSFFVPAAIRTVESNSVNITVHYPTTMVELWKESPQGLVKEGDAVELRCQGDGNPPPPFIFNREQELDVDLESSGDMLMLTPVSRKDSGIYQCRPLDSDGYTEVKGEMQLTVHYLDPAVVVPKDSEVMLKGEDLTATCNALSSLKTTTVWYKDGQQVGKGNTLHLKDATYDTTGEYICEVTVPSLPALHTSGSVHIIVQGGPQLEGVEQEVQLEEAAGRMVNLSCEAQGHPVPSITWSIIGSQNWHEVVNKANEHMTHSVVSVKVTSDISALCNASNDMGTEVKAFSIKAIPSITSAAPFSPAEGSGVIIVVIILCLLVLAVLGSVLYFLHKKGKIPCGRSGKQEISTKEKTTKDDIVVEMKTNTSNEGAVLLKAVNGDKKGPNEQ, encoded by the exons cgTGGGCCAAGGTGGAGCTGACTATGCATGAGAGTGTCGAGGTCTACCTGGGTGACTCGGCTCAGATCCCCTGCCAGTACAGCTTCACTGATGCCAGCAGCGAGCCCAGCTTCGTCATGATCCAGTGGTTTGTG agaGCCGTCGACAGCGGCTCACGGATGCGGATCTTCTACACGGATGGCAGTCAGCAGATGGTGGACAACAACACAGACTACAGCGGTCGCATCGAGGTGACTTCAGGCCTGCAGGGAACTCACCTCGTCATCCAGGACGTCCAACTGTCCGATGAGAGGGAGTTCTTCTGCCAGGTCAACGGGCTGGCTGCCGGGAACGCCGAGGGCAAGACCCAGCTCAGAGTGTTTG ctcctccagaggCTCCAGTGATCGAGGGTGTCCTCGCTGGAATATCTGTGACCAGCGACGGGCCGTCAAAG GTCGCATCATGTGAGGCTCGGAACGGCTTTCCGAAACCCAACATCACCTGGTACAAGAACAGCGCGCCGCTGATGTCTGCACCGGGAC ATGTGAACGTGTTGATCCTGGTGACCCGGGAGTCCAGTGGCTTCTACTCCGTCCAGAGCACACTGGAGTACAAGGTGGCTAAGGAGGACAAGGATGCTCATTTCTCCTGCGAGGTCAGCTTTTTCGTCCCGGCGGCCATCAGGACGGTCGAGTCCAACAGCGTCAACATCACTGTTCACT acCCCACCACCATGGTGGAGCTGTGGAAGGAGTCGCCCCAGGGCTTGGTCAAAGAGGGGGATGCTGTGGAACTGCGTTGCCAGGGTGATGGCAACCCCCCGCCGCCCTTCATTTTCAACAGAGAACAA GAGCTGGATGTGGACCTGGAGAGCAGCGGCGATATGCTGATGCTGACGCCGGTGTCACGGAAGGACAGCGGCATCTACCAGTGTCGCCCTCTGGACTCTGATGGCTACACGGAGGTCAAAGGAGAAATGCAGCTCACTGTGCACT ACCTGGATCCGGCTGTGGTGGTGCCCAAAGACTCAGAGGTCATGCTCAAAGGAGAAGATCTGACTGCGACCTGCAACGCTCTGTCCTCCCTGAAAACGACCACTGTCTGGTACAAG gatggGCAGCAGGTGGGTAAGGGGAACACGCTGCACCTGAAGGACGCCACCTATGACACAACAGGAGAGTACATATGTGAGGTGACCGTTCCCTCCCTGCCCGCCCTGCACACCAGCGGCTCCGTTCACATCATCGTCCAAG gtggtcCCCAGCTGGAGGGGGTGGAGCAGGAggtgcagctggaggaggcagcGGGCAGGATGGTGAACCTGAGCTGCGAGGCTCAGGGTCATCCCGTGCCCAGCATCACCTGGAGCATCATCGGCAGCCAG AACTGGCACGAGGTGGTGAACAAGGCCAACGAGCACATGACCCACAGCGTGGTGTCCGTCAAGGTCACCTCGGACATCAGCGCCCTGTGCAACGCCTCCAACGACATGGGCACTGAGGTCAAGGCCTTCAGCATCAAAGCCA TTCCCAGCATCACGTCAGCCGCTCCCTTCTCCCCCG CTGAGGGCAGCGGCGTGATCATCGTGGTGATCATACTGTGTCTGCTGGTGCTGGCCGTCCTCGGCAGTGTTCTCTACTTCCTGCATAAGAAGGGGAAGATCCCGTGTGGACGCTCGGGGAAGCAGGAGAT CAGCACCAAAGAGAAGACCACCAAAGATGACATCGTCGTGGAGATGAAGACCAACACAAGCAATGAGGGCGCCGTCCTCCTGAAGGCCGTCAACGGAGACAAAAAGGGCCCAAATGAGCAG TAA